In Phoenix dactylifera cultivar Barhee BC4 chromosome 11, palm_55x_up_171113_PBpolish2nd_filt_p, whole genome shotgun sequence, the following are encoded in one genomic region:
- the LOC103700742 gene encoding uncharacterized protein LOC103700742 isoform X1: MERGASRARQNAMRSGLVVVGAIAFGYLSFQVGFKPFLDRAQEAMEITLPVDREAGQQEERRSPPSDTTISFSQDEEDLGSDASGELRHILLHLVTNAILSPPVNCCISCIAPL, translated from the exons aTGGAGAGAGGGGCGAGCCGAGCGCGGCAGAACGCGATGAGGTCCGGGCTGGTGGTTGTGGGAGCCATAGCGTTCGGCTACCTCTCCTTCCAGGTGGGCTTCAAGCCCTTCCTCGACCGGGCTCAGGAGGCCATGGAGATAACCCTCCCCGTCGACCGCGAAGCCGGCCAGCAAGAAGAACGACGGTCGCCGCCTTCCGATACTACCATCTCCTTCtcccaagatgaagaagatttagGGAG TGATGCATCAGGGGAGCTTCGTCACATTCTTTTGCATCTTGTTACCAATGCCATTTTGAGTCCACCTGTCAACTGTTGCATAAGCTGCATTGCTCCATTGTAA
- the LOC103700742 gene encoding uncharacterized protein LOC103700742 isoform X2 produces the protein MERGASRARQNAMRSGLVVVGAIAFGYLSFQVGFKPFLDRAQEAMEITLPVDREAGQQEERRSPPSDTTISFSQDEEDLGRLSRNTASVN, from the exons aTGGAGAGAGGGGCGAGCCGAGCGCGGCAGAACGCGATGAGGTCCGGGCTGGTGGTTGTGGGAGCCATAGCGTTCGGCTACCTCTCCTTCCAGGTGGGCTTCAAGCCCTTCCTCGACCGGGCTCAGGAGGCCATGGAGATAACCCTCCCCGTCGACCGCGAAGCCGGCCAGCAAGAAGAACGACGGTCGCCGCCTTCCGATACTACCATCTCCTTCtcccaagatgaagaagatttagGGAG GCTGTCCAGGAATACAGCAAGCGTAAACTAG
- the LOC103711213 gene encoding uncharacterized protein LOC103711213, which yields MGEDLNQMFHGMRPCDQDDDELRESSSFFGHSDDEDFGEDAASSPNSPPPLDKTTSLPPRFDANESLYDLSSLTAHLPIKRGLSKYYQGKSQSFTSLSDVRCLEDLPKKETPLRRKMKSCRSYAGGLDGSPKSNQAPPTSSKTISKKAARGYWASSISSSGSKPPSIPVQKNLCLH from the exons ATGGGTGAAGACCTTAACCAGATGTTTCATGGGATGCGACCTTGTGATCAAGATGATGATGAGCTACGGGAATCTTCCTCCTTCTTTGGCCACTCCGACGACGAAGATTTTGGGGAGGACGCAGCTTCCTCTCCAAACTCTCCCCCGCCGTTGGACAAAACAACCTCCTTGCCCCCACGATTCGATGCAAATGAGTCTCTCTACGATTTATCCTCCCTCACGGCGCACCTTCCTATCAA GAGAGGGCTATCCAAGTACTATCAAGGGAAGTCCCAGTCCTTCACCTCCCTGTCCGATGTGAGATGCCTTGAGGATCTGCCTAAGAAAGAGACTCCCTTGAGAAGGAAGATGAAGTCATGCAGGAGCTATGCAGGAGGGCTAGATGGAAGCCCAAAATCTAACCAAGCACCGCCAACTTCAAGCAAGACCATATCAAAGAAGGCAGCAAGAGGTTATTGGGCTTCTTCGATTTCAAGTAGCGGCAGCAAACCACCATCTATTCCTGTACAAAAGAATTTATGTCTTCACTAA